In the Prosthecomicrobium sp. N25 genome, one interval contains:
- a CDS encoding sulfotransferase family 2 domain-containing protein: MPIMSRKGINVLFMHIPKTGGTAIANAFRKTDVRVSLLSTQLHGTSPHRFPCSPQHFHAEAVRHLFADGYFDLRVTVVRHPVDRILSEYRMHMRSVLAAGVAIPDFAIWLDFFLRRSREEPYVKDNHLRPQVNFVEPGTEVFRYEDGLAPVISRISEVLGLPRPPSADRVNVGADVRADVGPDCLARIRNHYAADFERFGYGAWTGAGRLPAAAVREPAMRVG, from the coding sequence ATGCCCATCATGTCCCGTAAGGGAATCAATGTGCTCTTCATGCATATTCCGAAGACGGGAGGAACGGCAATTGCGAACGCATTCCGTAAAACCGATGTGAGAGTAAGCCTTCTCTCGACACAACTGCACGGGACGTCGCCCCATCGATTTCCCTGCTCGCCGCAACATTTCCATGCCGAGGCGGTGCGGCACCTGTTCGCGGACGGCTACTTCGACCTCAGGGTCACGGTGGTCCGGCACCCGGTGGACCGGATCCTCAGCGAATACCGCATGCACATGCGCAGCGTGCTGGCGGCCGGAGTGGCGATCCCGGACTTCGCCATCTGGCTCGACTTCTTCCTCCGACGCTCCCGCGAGGAGCCTTACGTGAAGGACAATCACCTCCGGCCACAGGTGAATTTCGTCGAGCCCGGGACCGAGGTGTTCCGATACGAGGACGGACTTGCGCCGGTGATCTCTCGGATCTCCGAGGTGCTCGGCCTGCCGCGTCCGCCTTCGGCCGACCGGGTCAATGTCGGGGCCGACGTCCGGGCCGATGTCGGACCGGACTGCCTCGCCCGGATCCGGAATCACTACGCCGCCGACTTCGAGCGCTTCGGATACGGGGCCTGGACCGGTGCGGGGCGGCTCCCCGCGGCTGCGGTCCGGGAACCGGCGATGCGGGTCGGCTGA
- a CDS encoding murein hydrolase activator EnvC family protein: protein MGPPQDPAAEIADRQRQTQGELDAIARDIRVSEERAAEIRQEIEGLERDRVRITEQLVATSTRIQDLETRLTASEARIAGVETEAAAVRRSLAARRAVTADVLAALQRIGRKPPPALLVRPEDALASVRSAILVGALLPELRLEAERLVADLERLIRLRDRSAAERDRFRADLGSIAEERNRLEQLLEERKRVKTDQQRRLDEERRRAAEMAGRAGSLKDLITRLETEIEGARKAAEAARKADEVAKLRPDGSQKSVTPALRDPSRMQPAVPFAEARGLLPLPVAGQQIKAFGEDDGLGGTMRGIQIAARAEARVASPCDGWIVYAGPFRSYGKVLIINGGGGYHVVLAGLDRIDVEMGQFVLAGEPVGAMGARRVASAAIGVSAPGSGLTELSATLPVLYVEFRKENSSIDPTPWWAQSRDEKVRG, encoded by the coding sequence GTGGGGCCACCGCAGGACCCGGCCGCAGAGATCGCCGACCGGCAGCGCCAGACGCAGGGCGAACTGGACGCCATCGCGCGGGACATCAGGGTCTCGGAGGAGCGGGCCGCCGAGATCCGGCAGGAGATCGAGGGACTCGAGCGCGACCGGGTGCGCATCACCGAGCAGCTCGTGGCCACGTCGACGCGGATTCAGGACCTGGAGACCCGCCTCACTGCCAGCGAGGCGCGCATCGCCGGGGTCGAGACCGAGGCGGCCGCGGTGCGGCGGTCGCTCGCGGCGCGGCGGGCGGTCACGGCGGACGTGCTGGCGGCCCTGCAGAGAATCGGCCGGAAGCCGCCCCCGGCGCTGCTGGTCCGGCCCGAGGACGCGCTGGCGAGCGTGAGGAGCGCGATCCTGGTCGGCGCGCTGCTGCCCGAGCTTCGGCTCGAGGCCGAGCGGCTGGTCGCCGACCTGGAGCGGCTGATCCGCCTTCGCGACCGGTCCGCGGCGGAACGCGACCGGTTCCGCGCCGATCTCGGCTCGATTGCGGAGGAGAGGAACCGCCTCGAACAGCTTCTGGAGGAGCGCAAGCGCGTCAAGACCGACCAGCAGCGCCGGCTCGACGAGGAGCGGCGGCGCGCGGCCGAGATGGCGGGCCGCGCCGGATCCCTGAAAGACCTGATCACACGCCTGGAGACGGAGATCGAGGGTGCCCGCAAGGCGGCCGAGGCGGCACGGAAGGCGGACGAGGTCGCCAAGCTGAGACCGGACGGCAGTCAAAAGTCCGTGACGCCGGCGCTGCGGGACCCGTCCCGCATGCAGCCGGCGGTTCCCTTCGCGGAGGCGCGCGGCCTGCTGCCGCTGCCGGTGGCGGGCCAGCAAATCAAGGCTTTCGGCGAGGACGACGGCCTCGGCGGCACCATGCGGGGTATCCAGATCGCCGCCCGCGCGGAGGCGCGCGTGGCCAGCCCCTGCGACGGTTGGATCGTTTACGCGGGACCTTTCCGGTCTTACGGCAAGGTCTTGATCATCAATGGCGGCGGCGGATATCATGTGGTCCTGGCAGGTCTGGACCGCATAGACGTCGAGATGGGTCAATTCGTCCTCGCCGGGGAACCGGTCGGCGCCATGGGCGCCAGAAGGGTGGCGAGTGCCGCGATCGGCGTCTCCGCCCCCGGGTCCGGTCTGACGGAGTTGTCTGCGACCCTGCCTGTTCTGTACGTCGAGTTCCGGAAAGAGAATTCGTCGATCGACCCCACCCCGTGGTGGGCCCAATCTCGTGACGAAAAGGTTCGCGGATGA
- a CDS encoding S41 family peptidase: MMRKVSLVFMGALVGASAVIGVTQGKQLLTGTALAAGAETYRQLNLFGDVFERIRADYVEQPDDAKLIESAINGMLTSLDPHSSYLSPKNFRDMQVQTRGEFGGLGIEVTMEDNAVKVVSPIDDTPAHRAGVRAGDIITHLDGESVQGLSLNQAVDKMRGPVNSAITLTVKRDGVSDPVEIKIVRDVIRIRSVRSKTEGDIGYIRITQFNEQTFEGLRDSIERITKEVGADKLKGFVLDLRNNPGGLLDQAISVSDAFLEKGEVVSTRGRNAEETQRYNARPGDLAKNKPVIVLVNGGSASASEIVAGALQDHRRATILGTRSFGKGSVQTIIPLGANGAIRLTTARYYTPAGRSIQAKGIDPDIEVMQEPPPELKGKDDTKGEAGLKGHLKNTGEGVEEKSGSQAYVPTDPKDDKALNTAYDLLRGIQVNANFPPNPKASIPN, translated from the coding sequence ATGATGCGGAAAGTTTCCCTCGTGTTCATGGGCGCGCTGGTCGGCGCCAGCGCCGTCATCGGCGTGACCCAAGGCAAGCAACTCCTGACCGGCACCGCCCTCGCGGCCGGGGCCGAGACCTACCGCCAGCTCAACCTGTTCGGGGACGTCTTCGAGCGCATCCGCGCCGACTACGTGGAGCAGCCGGACGACGCCAAGCTGATCGAGTCGGCCATCAACGGCATGCTCACCTCCCTCGATCCGCATTCGAGCTACCTGTCGCCCAAGAACTTCCGCGACATGCAGGTGCAGACCCGCGGCGAGTTCGGAGGCCTCGGCATCGAGGTCACCATGGAGGACAACGCCGTCAAGGTCGTGAGCCCGATCGACGACACCCCGGCCCACCGGGCGGGCGTGCGCGCCGGCGACATCATCACGCATCTCGACGGGGAGAGCGTGCAGGGGCTGTCGCTCAACCAGGCGGTCGACAAGATGCGCGGGCCGGTCAACTCGGCCATCACCCTCACGGTGAAGCGCGACGGTGTCTCTGACCCGGTCGAGATCAAGATCGTGCGCGACGTCATCCGCATCCGGTCGGTCCGGTCGAAGACCGAGGGCGACATCGGCTACATCCGCATCACCCAGTTCAACGAGCAGACCTTCGAGGGCCTGCGCGACTCCATCGAGCGGATCACCAAGGAGGTCGGCGCCGACAAGCTCAAGGGCTTCGTGCTCGACCTGCGAAACAATCCCGGCGGCCTGCTCGACCAGGCGATCTCGGTCTCCGACGCCTTCCTGGAGAAGGGCGAGGTCGTCTCCACCCGCGGCCGCAATGCCGAGGAGACGCAGCGCTACAACGCCCGGCCGGGCGACCTGGCCAAGAACAAGCCGGTGATCGTGCTGGTCAACGGCGGGTCGGCCTCGGCGTCGGAGATCGTCGCCGGCGCGTTGCAGGACCACCGCCGGGCAACGATCCTGGGCACCCGGTCCTTCGGCAAGGGGTCGGTGCAGACCATCATCCCGCTCGGGGCGAACGGCGCCATCCGGCTCACGACGGCCCGCTACTACACGCCGGCCGGCCGGTCCATCCAGGCCAAGGGCATCGATCCGGACATCGAGGTGATGCAGGAGCCGCCGCCCGAACTGAAGGGCAAGGACGACACGAAGGGCGAGGCGGGCCTGAAGGGCCACCTGAAGAACACCGGCGAGGGCGTCGAGGAGAAGTCCGGAAGCCAGGCCTACGTGCCGACCGACCCGAAGGACGACAAGGCGCTGAACACTGCCTACGACCTCCTGCGCGGTATCCAGGTGAACGCCAACTTCCCGCCCAATCCGAAGGCGTCGATACCGAACTGA
- a CDS encoding divergent polysaccharide deacetylase family protein gives MSDDLHAPLGLRSKRLNWKRWPLGLVGLGLIATMIGGAALWTAFFPDTLGGEPTAVARIDRGKGGVTQADVAVGDKPKAGEAHGAEAPPSGPASLTEARPPEGQKAVLTPMEPGKRPGLPAEGQPLTGVPVAKITDKGKFGPLPRIAQDGTRALEAYARPAQKRPAATPRVVVVVGGLGLSQTGTQEAIRLLPADVTLAFAPYGASLDRWMQRARQDGHEVLLQLPMEPFDYPDNDPGPHTLLTGLTAEQNIERMHWILSRLTNYVGVVNYMGARFTAEEARLTPIFRELSARGIMYLDDGSSGRSVAEVAARAARLPFARTDVVIDAVATEAAIDARLTQLENIARQQGVAVGFASALPISLRKLSDWSKTLESRGVVIVPASSVARDGQSG, from the coding sequence ATGAGCGACGATCTGCACGCCCCCCTCGGCCTGCGGTCCAAGAGGCTGAACTGGAAACGCTGGCCCCTCGGGCTCGTGGGCCTCGGCCTCATCGCGACGATGATCGGCGGCGCGGCGCTGTGGACGGCCTTCTTCCCGGACACGCTCGGGGGGGAGCCGACCGCCGTGGCGCGCATCGACCGGGGCAAGGGCGGGGTCACGCAGGCCGACGTCGCCGTGGGCGACAAGCCGAAGGCCGGGGAGGCGCACGGCGCCGAGGCGCCGCCGAGCGGACCCGCCTCGCTGACGGAGGCAAGGCCCCCGGAGGGGCAGAAGGCGGTGCTCACCCCGATGGAGCCCGGCAAGCGTCCCGGTCTCCCGGCGGAGGGGCAGCCGCTCACGGGCGTGCCGGTCGCCAAGATCACCGACAAGGGCAAGTTCGGGCCGCTGCCGCGCATCGCCCAGGACGGGACGCGGGCGCTCGAGGCCTATGCGCGCCCGGCCCAGAAGCGGCCGGCCGCGACGCCGCGGGTCGTGGTGGTGGTGGGCGGCCTCGGGCTCAGCCAGACCGGCACCCAGGAGGCGATCCGGCTCCTGCCGGCCGACGTGACGCTCGCCTTCGCGCCCTACGGGGCGAGCCTCGACCGCTGGATGCAGCGGGCTCGCCAGGACGGCCACGAGGTGCTGCTGCAGCTGCCGATGGAGCCGTTCGACTACCCGGACAACGACCCGGGCCCGCATACGCTGCTGACCGGCCTCACGGCGGAGCAGAACATCGAGCGGATGCACTGGATCCTGTCCCGCCTGACGAACTATGTCGGGGTGGTGAACTACATGGGCGCGCGGTTCACGGCCGAGGAGGCCCGCCTGACGCCCATCTTCCGCGAACTGTCTGCCCGGGGGATCATGTATCTCGACGACGGCTCGTCGGGGCGGTCGGTCGCCGAGGTGGCGGCCCGGGCGGCGCGGCTGCCCTTCGCGCGCACCGACGTGGTGATCGACGCGGTGGCGACCGAGGCCGCCATCGACGCGCGTCTGACCCAGCTCGAGAACATCGCCCGCCAGCAGGGCGTGGCGGTCGGCTTCGCATCGGCCCTGCCGATCTCGCTGCGCAAGCTCTCGGACTGGTCGAAGACCCTGGAGAGCCGCGGCGTGGTCATCGTGCCGGCCAGCAGCGTGGCGCGCGACGGGCAGTCCGGATAG
- a CDS encoding OmpA family protein, with product MAKDIESSYWLSTPEEPSARFCNFSTGGSTLRPAHQDWLNRNVVPILRGQGGYIVEIGGLASRLGAAALNERLGQARADAVKAFLEQQVQMTLPNVLTASYGENVSGGAVDDNDGFWRAVLIKLHQGVVVLPDPPPQIRRPPSMPAPLPKMYFGLGVKFGGILIGGTQTLEGYLFSVDDYDDQVHVEARIWTLGPGLGGGGNVVFIMAYGGTDKRGFVGTKFDGWDFAVSLGGRWGDAVKGVSKIPAIAKLAEVVKDGGKAAAVLKGAAKLKPGEWEKVAELVKTSREALGVDADATKPQLSVFDIPLAGGALEVSLYKWWGTVTTFN from the coding sequence ATGGCAAAAGATATTGAAAGCAGTTATTGGCTGTCGACTCCAGAGGAACCGAGTGCTCGATTTTGCAATTTCTCGACGGGCGGATCTACTCTGCGCCCGGCACACCAGGACTGGCTGAACCGGAACGTCGTTCCCATTTTGCGGGGACAGGGCGGCTACATCGTCGAGATCGGAGGCCTCGCGAGCCGGCTCGGTGCGGCGGCGCTGAACGAGCGACTGGGTCAGGCCCGCGCGGATGCGGTGAAGGCGTTCCTCGAGCAGCAGGTTCAGATGACCCTGCCGAACGTCCTGACGGCCAGCTACGGCGAAAACGTGTCCGGCGGCGCGGTCGACGACAACGACGGCTTCTGGCGTGCCGTGCTGATCAAGTTGCATCAGGGCGTCGTCGTCCTGCCCGACCCGCCGCCCCAGATTCGGCGGCCTCCGTCCATGCCGGCCCCGTTGCCCAAGATGTATTTCGGCCTCGGCGTCAAGTTCGGCGGCATCTTGATCGGCGGTACTCAAACTCTCGAAGGATACCTGTTCTCTGTCGACGACTACGACGATCAGGTTCATGTCGAGGCGAGGATTTGGACGCTCGGCCCGGGATTGGGCGGCGGGGGCAATGTCGTCTTCATCATGGCGTATGGCGGCACGGACAAGCGCGGCTTTGTCGGCACGAAGTTCGACGGCTGGGATTTCGCCGTGAGCCTCGGCGGCCGCTGGGGCGATGCGGTCAAGGGTGTCAGCAAGATCCCGGCGATCGCCAAGCTGGCCGAAGTGGTCAAGGACGGCGGCAAGGCGGCGGCGGTCCTGAAGGGGGCGGCGAAGCTCAAGCCCGGCGAATGGGAAAAGGTCGCGGAACTCGTCAAGACATCGCGCGAAGCGCTCGGGGTCGACGCTGACGCCACCAAGCCGCAGCTGAGCGTGTTCGACATCCCGCTCGCCGGAGGGGCCCTGGAGGTCAGCCTCTACAAGTGGTGGGGCACCGTGACGACGTTCAACTGA